A genomic window from Flavobacterium azooxidireducens includes:
- a CDS encoding T9SS type A sorting domain-containing protein, with protein MKKKILFSFVLLWIGIFSYAQVTVNRITSSTINGNPQYVFSPSTDIIYRDANGTTNFGSVGTGGICSGATHRSQLNSVILKLNSSATNNIVVHGTSSGTARSLSSIETSTTLAGPYTVLTGVTSSSTINSSSVCGTLIISNISIPNNTFIRFTFSGNVNLSGFDVTQFNPIVEPTTQATNISFENVSSNSLSINWTNGNGSNRVVFVKEGTQGTIEDPTDGDEFTANNNWNNGAPTGTQLGTSGYFCVYNGSASTVNLSNLDPFTTYWVRVYEYNGSGTSTDYFLSTATNNPNSQATLASPITASFSGILNIGETLEGSYEYSEFPGDVEGDSEYQWYVADDSFGLNQSAILGATSLSYLIQLADEGKYLRFGVVPTDINEVQGSESFSDWQLVNSRPIASSVIVSGILNVSEEVSATYSFNDVDNDLEGLSSYQWYRADDELGTNSEAILDANATAYTLDAADLAKYIRFGVIPAASSGSTPGDEIFGNWTGPILSQDAPSVIATGVLTENSLNTDVISLTLVNDTFNSNTLNVADFALNNAPSGLTLNQITWINSTEAEVSFSYNDEDFDVDVTNFSITINASTLDSNTTLTTLDMAINALIETLEVSGDLLFEDVCVNQESQIESFEVSGSNLKSGNITIAAVDGFEYAETVNGVYSTTLDFMHAGGDLISKTIFVKFVPSTVANYSDSIEVSSPGAPSAFQAVTASGITLPSSISSPTSSMIGSNQAVAGGDITAVGCSEVIERGIYYSTTNGFANGEGTKVSETSDSFETGAFSVSTTGLSTGTTYYYKAFARDADDVSVYTSQGTFTTLAIAEPNAIDATDNTCNSFTANWEAVEGASSYQLDVSTFPNFGSISVNPNQTLLSNTGVLGLPGWSETNVTVSSGALSMVSNTSQIITAAFNISSYTGVQLNFSIRTFGGVTGNSNQVVISISTDNGANWSSLGTTTAAGSSLNPAAPYSLDAYLGSQVRLKFETPNAISSRGIGLDNITVTGDQNTFTPSFVENYEDVTINGLSLGITGLDTETDYYYRVRSSDATSVSNNSNTIAATTLPLTIWYADADGDGFGNDEDTEQACTQPDGYVAVGGDCNDNANTIYPGATEICYDGILQNCNGDLNDGCPVVLTQIRPYFCGTTLQFVNSSILADTPTGLPVGATITGYRYEITNLSTTAVREVEKTIAMIRINETDMAGFNTAYSIRVMVRINNEWQDYGTACTILTPAIPTTAVSTVCGQVLPSLQSAIYATTVVSSTGYEFEVSRMEGGVAVETTTIERSVNNFKLTLLSGIQYVYASEYQVRVRVKANVNGVEVWSNYGAVCSVYTPEAPEAAIDGCGGEEGIAPAALNTPIYATPLTGATQYRFTLSDGVSYNQVYTTSGRFFRLSNFNALQTLTPGGNYSVTVEAEIYGYFYPGKDCNILVPGGGLRSNLVKTEETINLPTDFKAVAYPNPFVNSFAVDVRTSNTEKVSLTVYNMAGRLLEVKEVNASEVANYQFGDRYPSGVYNMIVTQGEETRTVRVVKQ; from the coding sequence ATGAAAAAAAAAATATTATTTAGCTTCGTGCTCCTTTGGATAGGGATTTTTTCCTATGCACAAGTAACTGTTAATAGAATAACTAGTTCAACTATTAACGGTAATCCTCAATATGTATTTTCTCCTTCCACAGATATTATATATCGTGACGCAAATGGTACTACTAATTTTGGAAGTGTTGGTACAGGAGGAATTTGCTCTGGTGCTACTCACAGAAGTCAATTAAATTCTGTAATTTTAAAGTTAAACAGTTCTGCAACCAATAACATTGTTGTTCATGGAACAAGTAGTGGTACTGCAAGGAGTTTATCATCAATAGAAACTTCAACAACTCTTGCCGGTCCATATACAGTACTTACAGGAGTTACTTCTTCATCAACGATTAACAGCAGTAGTGTTTGTGGAACATTAATAATCTCAAATATTTCCATACCAAATAACACATTTATACGATTCACTTTTAGTGGAAATGTTAATTTAAGTGGTTTTGATGTAACCCAGTTCAACCCAATCGTAGAACCTACAACTCAAGCTACTAATATTTCTTTTGAAAATGTTTCATCTAATTCTCTTTCTATAAATTGGACAAATGGAAACGGTTCAAATAGAGTAGTTTTTGTAAAAGAAGGTACTCAAGGAACAATTGAAGACCCTACAGATGGTGATGAATTTACCGCTAACAACAATTGGAATAATGGAGCACCAACCGGAACTCAATTAGGAACTTCGGGTTATTTTTGTGTTTACAATGGTTCTGCTTCAACAGTAAATTTATCAAATTTAGATCCTTTTACTACCTACTGGGTTAGAGTTTATGAATACAATGGCTCGGGCACAAGTACCGATTACTTTTTATCAACAGCAACTAATAATCCAAATAGTCAAGCTACACTCGCCTCTCCTATTACTGCAAGTTTTAGCGGAATTTTAAATATTGGCGAAACGTTAGAAGGATCTTATGAATATTCAGAGTTTCCTGGCGATGTAGAAGGTGATTCTGAATATCAATGGTATGTTGCAGATGATAGTTTTGGTCTAAATCAGTCGGCTATTTTAGGTGCAACTTCATTATCTTACCTAATTCAATTAGCCGATGAAGGAAAATATTTGCGATTTGGAGTTGTTCCAACAGATATCAATGAAGTTCAAGGATCTGAATCTTTCAGCGATTGGCAGTTGGTAAATTCAAGACCTATTGCCTCATCGGTAATTGTAAGCGGAATTTTGAATGTATCCGAAGAAGTTTCAGCAACCTATTCATTTAACGATGTTGATAATGATCTGGAAGGTCTTTCCTCCTACCAATGGTATCGTGCTGATGATGAATTAGGAACAAATAGCGAAGCCATTTTAGATGCAAATGCAACAGCTTATACGTTAGATGCTGCCGATTTAGCTAAGTATATCCGATTTGGAGTAATTCCAGCGGCATCAAGCGGTTCAACACCGGGTGATGAAATTTTTGGAAACTGGACCGGCCCAATTCTTTCGCAAGATGCTCCTTCTGTTATAGCAACCGGTGTTTTAACCGAAAATAGTTTGAATACTGATGTTATTTCTTTAACATTAGTGAACGATACATTCAACTCAAATACACTAAATGTTGCAGATTTTGCTTTAAATAATGCTCCTTCCGGACTTACTTTAAATCAAATTACATGGATAAACTCTACTGAAGCGGAAGTAAGTTTCTCTTATAATGATGAAGATTTTGATGTTGATGTAACGAATTTTTCAATTACAATTAATGCTTCAACGTTAGATTCTAATACGACTTTAACAACGTTAGATATGGCTATAAACGCTCTTATAGAAACACTTGAAGTTTCTGGTGATTTATTATTTGAAGATGTATGCGTTAATCAAGAAAGTCAAATCGAATCTTTTGAAGTTTCCGGAAGTAATTTAAAATCAGGAAATATAACAATAGCTGCAGTGGATGGTTTTGAATATGCCGAAACTGTAAATGGTGTTTATAGTACTACATTAGATTTTATGCATGCCGGTGGAGATTTAATTTCTAAAACAATTTTTGTAAAGTTTGTTCCTTCCACTGTAGCAAATTATAGCGATTCAATTGAAGTTTCTAGTCCAGGAGCACCTTCAGCATTTCAAGCTGTAACTGCCTCAGGAATTACTTTACCATCTTCAATTTCGTCGCCAACTAGTTCCATGATTGGTTCTAATCAAGCTGTTGCAGGTGGAGATATTACTGCTGTTGGCTGTAGTGAAGTTATTGAAAGAGGTATTTATTACAGCACTACCAACGGTTTTGCAAATGGTGAAGGAACGAAAGTGTCTGAAACTTCAGATTCATTTGAAACTGGTGCGTTTTCTGTAAGTACTACTGGATTATCAACCGGAACAACCTACTATTACAAAGCCTTTGCAAGAGATGCTGATGATGTATCGGTTTATACTTCTCAAGGTACTTTTACAACATTAGCTATTGCTGAACCAAATGCAATTGATGCAACGGATAATACATGTAATAGTTTTACAGCCAATTGGGAGGCTGTGGAAGGAGCTTCATCTTATCAATTAGATGTGAGTACATTTCCAAACTTTGGTTCAATTAGCGTAAATCCGAATCAAACCTTGTTATCTAACACAGGTGTTTTAGGTTTACCAGGTTGGTCTGAAACAAATGTTACTGTTTCTTCCGGTGCTTTGTCAATGGTTAGTAATACTTCTCAGATAATTACAGCTGCATTTAATATTTCTTCCTATACAGGAGTTCAATTGAATTTCTCAATCAGAACTTTTGGAGGTGTAACCGGAAATAGTAATCAAGTTGTTATTTCTATTTCAACCGATAATGGAGCAAATTGGTCTTCCTTAGGAACTACAACAGCGGCGGGTTCAAGCTTAAATCCTGCAGCACCTTATAGTTTAGATGCTTATTTAGGTTCTCAAGTTCGTTTGAAATTTGAAACACCTAATGCTATCTCTTCAAGAGGAATTGGTTTGGATAACATTACTGTAACCGGCGATCAAAATACATTTACACCAAGTTTTGTAGAAAATTATGAAGATGTAACAATTAATGGTTTATCACTTGGAATTACAGGTTTAGATACAGAAACTGATTATTATTACAGAGTGCGTTCTTCTGATGCTACTTCTGTATCTAATAATTCAAATACAATAGCCGCGACAACTTTACCTCTTACGATTTGGTATGCAGATGCAGATGGAGATGGTTTTGGTAATGATGAAGATACAGAGCAAGCATGTACTCAACCGGATGGCTACGTAGCAGTAGGTGGCGATTGTAATGACAACGCTAACACTATTTACCCAGGAGCCACAGAAATCTGTTATGACGGCATTCTTCAAAACTGTAACGGTGATTTAAATGACGGATGTCCGGTTGTTCTAACCCAAATTCGCCCTTATTTCTGTGGAACCACATTGCAATTTGTTAATTCTTCTATCTTGGCAGATACACCAACAGGATTGCCTGTAGGAGCAACTATAACAGGTTACCGTTATGAGATAACCAATTTATCTACAACGGCAGTTAGAGAAGTAGAAAAAACAATTGCGATGATTCGTATCAATGAAACAGATATGGCAGGTTTCAATACTGCTTATTCCATCCGTGTAATGGTTAGAATTAATAACGAATGGCAAGATTATGGAACAGCTTGTACTATACTTACTCCAGCAATTCCAACTACGGCAGTGAGTACAGTTTGTGGTCAAGTTTTACCATCATTACAATCTGCTATCTACGCTACTACAGTAGTTTCGTCCACAGGATATGAATTTGAAGTGAGTCGTATGGAAGGCGGAGTAGCTGTTGAAACAACTACAATCGAACGCTCGGTAAACAATTTCAAATTAACCTTGTTAAGTGGAATTCAGTATGTTTATGCTTCGGAATATCAAGTTCGTGTTCGAGTAAAAGCAAATGTAAATGGAGTAGAGGTTTGGTCTAATTACGGAGCAGTATGTTCTGTATATACACCAGAGGCCCCAGAGGCAGCAATAGATGGTTGTGGAGGTGAAGAAGGTATTGCACCAGCCGCACTAAACACACCAATTTATGCTACACCATTAACGGGAGCAACACAATATCGTTTCACGTTAAGTGATGGTGTTAGCTATAACCAAGTATACACTACATCAGGACGATTCTTTAGGTTGAGTAACTTTAATGCATTGCAGACTTTAACGCCGGGAGGTAACTATTCGGTAACAGTAGAAGCTGAGATTTACGGTTATTTCTATCCAGGAAAAGATTGTAATATTCTAGTGCCAGGTGGTGGTCTAAGATCAAATTTAGTTAAAACTGAAGAAACGATCAACTTACCAACTGATTTCAAAGCAGTGGCTTATCCAAACCCATTTGTAAACAGTTTTGCTGTTGATGTAAGAACTTCCAACACTGAAAAAGTGAGCTTGACTGTGTATAACATGGCAGGAAGACTTTTAGAAGTAAAAGAAGTAAATGCAAGCGAAGTTGCTAACTACCAATTTGGTGACCGTTATCCATCGGGAGTTTACAATATGATTGTAACACAAGGTGAAGAAACGAGAACTGTGAGAGTGGTGAAACAATAA
- a CDS encoding pectate lyase family protein gives MKRILSYLTILFISVQLNAQVTITQATGWLETAYVTWTPLDGVDSYNVYYTGGGFTNQPIDTQLIRNYGSYFRADVLGLAAGDYTIKVVPVTGGVEGAEAVSNSVSVLAQARNGFAHSNGRAPGGYTLTGTVKPNAVILYITEQNKNTISLTVTGATSNPCVGLQTILDGFKKGNDNRPLIVRLIGNITGFSNMYNGDIVIENKNNVNGSITFEGVGSDALANGWGIRIKKGTNIEIRNLGLMLTASGEGDNIGLQQDNDYIWVHNCDLFYGNPGSASDQAKGDGALDVKRSGNVTISYNHFWDTGKSNLLGNGTEAARLLTYHHNWYDHSDSRHPRVRSHTVHIYNNYYDGVSKYGAGSTLASSLFMEGNYFRNTKYPMLISKQGSDIAGGAPGTFSGENGGMIKAYNNFMIGQQSFLPYNATTNPNQFDAYVASTRNEVLSNNVSAFQGGATYNNFDTNPIHYINNLVIDEPEVARDRVIQYSGRVGGGDISWTFDAPGDDTSYAINSGLLALLQNYTSNLVAVQGIGNPVVSTQTLTIPSNNDQTVPEGNAISNMVFTWGGTATDVTVTGLPAFGISFVKNMAAKTVTVSGTPTEDVDFTITTIGSSGSAVSGGGSITIGDGSVQGEEIHNFTESVLNSSFYTFTSANMNSTPGNTTYNGLTLTARLKIETPTIISYTTMAESELTLVLDPTFNGTIKVDNVNYTASAGLVTIPSVPAGSHTITKGSVANLYYIKTAYTNLSVNNPISKKDIILYPNPVTNDLNISIANSITVERISIYSLIGQLVKSVDGSNVTTINMSDLTNGVYMVKIQTNQGVIDQKIIKK, from the coding sequence ATGAAAAGAATTTTATCTTACTTAACAATTTTATTTATTTCGGTGCAACTTAATGCACAAGTCACCATTACCCAAGCTACCGGTTGGCTTGAAACCGCTTACGTAACTTGGACACCTTTAGATGGGGTTGATAGTTATAATGTTTATTATACAGGAGGTGGTTTTACTAATCAACCTATTGACACTCAACTTATCCGAAATTATGGAAGTTATTTTAGAGCAGACGTATTAGGCTTAGCTGCCGGAGATTATACGATCAAAGTTGTGCCTGTAACTGGTGGTGTTGAAGGAGCAGAAGCTGTTTCGAACAGTGTTTCTGTATTAGCTCAAGCCAGAAATGGATTTGCTCACAGTAACGGAAGAGCTCCGGGAGGATATACGCTTACGGGAACTGTTAAACCAAATGCGGTTATATTATACATAACAGAACAAAACAAGAACACTATTTCGTTAACCGTTACAGGAGCTACATCAAATCCTTGTGTTGGTTTACAAACTATTTTAGACGGATTTAAAAAAGGAAATGATAATCGTCCATTAATTGTGAGATTAATTGGAAATATCACTGGTTTTAGTAATATGTACAATGGTGATATTGTTATTGAAAATAAAAATAATGTAAATGGTTCTATCACTTTTGAAGGTGTTGGTTCCGATGCATTGGCAAATGGATGGGGAATTCGTATCAAGAAAGGAACTAATATTGAAATACGTAACCTTGGTTTGATGCTTACAGCTTCAGGTGAAGGTGATAATATTGGATTGCAGCAAGACAACGATTACATTTGGGTTCACAATTGTGATTTATTTTATGGAAATCCAGGAAGTGCATCAGACCAAGCAAAAGGAGATGGAGCTTTGGATGTTAAAAGATCTGGCAATGTGACCATATCATATAATCACTTTTGGGATACAGGAAAATCAAATCTGTTAGGAAATGGAACAGAAGCAGCAAGATTATTAACTTATCATCACAATTGGTACGATCATTCAGATAGTCGTCATCCACGTGTACGAAGCCATACTGTTCATATTTACAACAATTATTATGATGGTGTTTCCAAATATGGAGCTGGTTCTACTTTAGCATCTTCGTTGTTTATGGAAGGAAATTATTTCCGAAATACAAAATATCCAATGTTGATTTCTAAACAAGGTTCGGATATTGCTGGTGGTGCTCCCGGAACTTTTTCAGGCGAAAATGGAGGGATGATTAAAGCATACAACAATTTTATGATTGGTCAACAAAGTTTCCTTCCCTATAATGCAACAACCAATCCAAACCAATTCGACGCTTATGTTGCTTCAACAAGAAATGAAGTGCTTAGTAACAATGTAAGTGCTTTTCAAGGCGGAGCAACTTATAATAATTTTGATACCAATCCAATACACTACATCAATAATTTAGTAATAGATGAACCTGAAGTTGCCAGAGATAGAGTAATTCAATATTCAGGAAGAGTTGGCGGAGGTGATATTAGCTGGACATTTGATGCTCCGGGTGATGATACTTCGTATGCAATTAATTCAGGCTTATTGGCTTTATTGCAAAATTATACTTCCAATTTGGTTGCTGTTCAAGGAATTGGCAACCCAGTTGTGAGCACGCAAACACTTACCATACCAAGCAATAATGATCAAACTGTACCAGAAGGAAATGCAATATCTAATATGGTATTTACTTGGGGAGGAACTGCAACAGACGTAACTGTCACCGGTTTACCTGCTTTTGGAATTAGCTTTGTTAAAAACATGGCTGCCAAAACAGTAACTGTTTCCGGAACACCAACAGAAGATGTTGACTTTACAATAACTACTATTGGATCTTCGGGTTCTGCAGTATCTGGTGGTGGGAGTATCACTATTGGAGACGGATCTGTTCAAGGAGAAGAAATTCACAACTTTACAGAATCTGTTTTAAATAGTTCATTTTACACCTTTACATCGGCGAATATGAATTCAACTCCCGGTAATACTACATATAATGGATTGACATTAACAGCACGATTAAAAATTGAAACTCCAACCATTATCAGTTATACCACAATGGCAGAATCAGAACTAACATTAGTTCTTGATCCTACATTTAATGGAACAATTAAAGTTGATAATGTAAACTATACTGCTTCTGCTGGTTTAGTAACTATTCCTTCTGTTCCTGCCGGAAGTCATACGATAACTAAAGGAAGTGTTGCCAATTTGTATTATATCAAAACAGCTTATACCAACTTAAGTGTAAATAATCCAATTTCTAAAAAAGATATTATTTTATATCCGAATCCGGTAACGAATGATTTGAATATTTCTATCGCCAATTCTATTACTGTTGAGCGAATTTCAATTTATAGTTTAATAGGACAATTGGTAAAATCGGTTGATGGAAGCAACGTAACAACAATCAACATGAGTGATTTAACTAACGGTGTTTATATGGTTAAAATCCAAACAAATCAAGGTGTTATTGATCAAAAAATTATAAAAAAATAG
- a CDS encoding alpha/beta hydrolase produces MNKLLYILVLTYCNLNFAQVSKDTSYTVFSEFNKQLKKYPFIEIAQTTRNESITLKKDIAFHTVSNRNLHLDAYYKKSEKKIPAVILIHGGGWKSGNKLMLQSLAQEIAKNNYQCFAIEYRLSDEAIYPAAINDILNAIQFIKRNSAEYSIDLNNIALLGCSSGAQIVSLIGTKYPKGIKAVVNLDGILAFHHPQSQEGKLASQWLGGTFKEKPEVWEDASALTHVSKSTPPFLFINSQYERFHAGRDEMITKMKSFNIDSKVETIENSPHTFWLFHPWFEKTINYIVTFLDEKLKL; encoded by the coding sequence ATGAATAAACTACTGTATATCCTTGTATTAACTTATTGTAATTTAAACTTTGCTCAAGTTTCAAAAGATACATCTTATACTGTTTTTTCCGAATTTAATAAACAGCTAAAAAAGTATCCTTTCATAGAAATTGCTCAAACTACTAGAAATGAATCGATTACTTTAAAAAAAGACATTGCTTTTCATACTGTCTCCAATAGAAATTTACATTTAGATGCCTATTATAAAAAATCTGAAAAAAAAATACCTGCAGTTATCTTAATTCATGGAGGTGGATGGAAATCAGGAAATAAATTAATGCTTCAATCATTAGCACAAGAAATAGCCAAAAATAATTACCAATGTTTTGCTATAGAATATCGATTATCAGATGAAGCGATTTATCCGGCAGCAATTAATGATATTTTAAATGCTATTCAATTCATCAAGCGAAATTCCGCAGAATATTCTATCGATTTAAATAATATTGCGTTACTTGGATGTTCATCCGGTGCACAAATAGTTTCGTTAATCGGAACAAAATATCCAAAAGGAATTAAAGCGGTTGTTAACCTTGATGGAATTCTCGCATTCCATCATCCACAATCACAAGAAGGAAAATTGGCTTCGCAATGGCTAGGTGGAACTTTTAAAGAAAAACCGGAAGTTTGGGAAGATGCTTCGGCTTTAACACACGTTAGCAAAAGCACACCGCCTTTTCTTTTTATCAATAGTCAATACGAAAGATTTCATGCCGGAAGAGACGAAATGATTACCAAAATGAAAAGCTTTAACATCGACTCAAAAGTAGAAACAATCGAAAATAGTCCACATACGTTCTGGCTATTTCATCCTTGGTTCGAAAAAACAATAAACTATATAGTAACTTTCTTAGACGAAAAATTAAAATTATAA
- a CDS encoding DUF4861 family protein: MNFTKSIIAFCAICAFSSCNSTKSTAQASTNSKTYAEISVKEGGKWNGRKYEGGTFKNISDLKVPDTHTDHSFYIRYEGPGWESNKVGYRLYLDWRNAIDIFGKLTDEMVLPQVGQDGFDSYHNMSEWGADILKVGKGLGIGSIGRMVNNEMQHFKEVDSTFAKVDNNKNKSVVNVDYFGWKTNDQKTNLKSELTIFPDERYTKHTIKSSVALDGICTGIVNLYNLPMVQKVSENKKWAYIATYGKQTLFDDNLGMAVFYEVNSAEKVFQGAHDHLIQFKPTSNEITFYFLGAWEKEVNGIKTEAQFYQYLDENLSQLNKSNKLN; this comes from the coding sequence ATGAACTTTACAAAATCAATCATTGCTTTCTGTGCAATTTGTGCTTTTTCAAGTTGCAACAGTACAAAATCAACCGCACAAGCTTCTACAAATTCCAAAACATACGCAGAAATTTCAGTGAAAGAAGGCGGAAAGTGGAATGGCAGAAAATACGAAGGAGGAACATTTAAAAACATTTCTGATTTAAAAGTTCCCGATACACACACCGATCATTCTTTCTATATTCGCTATGAAGGTCCTGGTTGGGAAAGCAATAAAGTTGGTTACCGATTATATTTAGATTGGCGAAATGCCATCGATATTTTTGGAAAATTAACTGATGAAATGGTTTTGCCACAAGTAGGTCAAGATGGTTTTGATTCGTATCACAATATGAGCGAGTGGGGAGCTGATATTCTAAAAGTGGGCAAAGGTCTCGGAATTGGTTCCATCGGAAGAATGGTCAACAACGAAATGCAACATTTCAAGGAAGTCGATTCTACTTTTGCAAAAGTGGATAACAATAAAAACAAATCAGTTGTCAACGTTGATTATTTCGGTTGGAAAACCAATGATCAAAAAACAAATCTTAAATCGGAATTAACTATTTTTCCAGACGAACGATATACGAAACACACCATTAAATCTTCCGTAGCTTTGGATGGAATTTGCACAGGAATCGTAAATTTGTATAATCTTCCAATGGTACAAAAAGTGAGTGAAAACAAAAAATGGGCTTACATTGCAACTTACGGAAAGCAAACTTTATTTGATGACAACCTTGGAATGGCTGTTTTTTATGAAGTGAATTCGGCTGAAAAGGTATTTCAAGGTGCTCACGATCATTTAATTCAATTTAAACCAACATCCAATGAAATTACTTTCTATTTTTTAGGAGCTTGGGAAAAAGAAGTAAATGGAATCAAAACGGAAGCACAATTTTATCAATATTTAGATGAAAATTTGAGCCAACTAAATAAATCAAATAAATTAAACTAG
- a CDS encoding glycoside hydrolase family 88/105 protein has translation MEERLKSIRVLIMAMVFALILGLLFASCQSTAQTKSDDKTLVSTKLKWSERMAQTLMKKHPNAFEIDDKTAPKWDYVHGLVMTSFEELYKKTNNQMYYDYLKGYADATISPDGSIPSYSMEKYNIDMIVSGNIMFFLYDKTKEEKYLKAMQTMRDQLQNQPRTSEGGFWHKKIYPNQMWLDGLYMGSPFYARYTSKYENGKQLDDVAKQFELIQKNLLDSKTGLLYHGWDESKEMAWSNKETGTSPNFWSRSLGWYAMALVDALDYFPENHPKRGELILYLNSLSNTLLKYQHSSGLWYQVTDQGDREGNYLEASGSAMFAYAFAKGANKGYLPKEFKNHATKAFDGLTRDLMQITPEGYTILTQVCAVAGLGGKPFRDGSYDYYINERKKDNDPKATGPFILAALELNR, from the coding sequence ATGGAAGAACGTTTAAAATCAATTCGTGTACTGATTATGGCAATGGTTTTTGCCTTAATTTTAGGTTTACTTTTCGCCAGCTGTCAATCTACTGCTCAAACTAAATCAGATGATAAAACGCTTGTTTCTACAAAGTTGAAATGGTCTGAACGAATGGCTCAAACTTTAATGAAAAAACATCCGAATGCATTTGAAATCGATGACAAAACCGCTCCAAAATGGGATTATGTGCACGGCTTAGTGATGACTTCATTTGAAGAATTATATAAAAAAACGAATAATCAAATGTACTATGATTATTTGAAAGGATACGCAGATGCTACAATTTCTCCCGATGGTTCAATTCCGAGTTACAGTATGGAAAAGTATAATATTGATATGATTGTTTCCGGAAATATTATGTTTTTTTTATACGATAAAACCAAAGAAGAAAAATACTTGAAAGCAATGCAAACGATGCGTGACCAATTGCAAAATCAGCCACGTACTTCCGAAGGTGGTTTTTGGCATAAAAAAATATACCCTAACCAAATGTGGTTGGACGGATTGTATATGGGTTCGCCGTTTTATGCTCGCTACACGTCAAAATATGAAAACGGAAAACAATTGGACGATGTTGCCAAACAATTTGAATTAATTCAAAAGAACTTACTCGATTCCAAAACCGGATTACTTTATCACGGTTGGGATGAAAGCAAAGAAATGGCTTGGTCAAACAAAGAAACCGGTACATCGCCCAATTTTTGGTCGCGTTCGTTAGGTTGGTATGCGATGGCTTTGGTGGATGCTTTGGATTATTTTCCTGAAAATCATCCTAAAAGAGGTGAGTTGATTTTGTATTTAAATTCGTTATCAAATACATTACTAAAATACCAACATTCATCCGGATTATGGTACCAAGTTACCGACCAAGGCGATAGAGAAGGAAATTACTTAGAAGCTTCAGGTTCGGCTATGTTTGCTTATGCTTTTGCAAAAGGAGCAAACAAAGGATACCTGCCAAAAGAATTTAAAAATCATGCCACCAAAGCTTTTGACGGACTTACACGTGATTTAATGCAAATAACTCCCGAAGGATATACGATTCTTACCCAAGTTTGTGCCGTGGCAGGTTTAGGTGGAAAACCATTTCGAGATGGTTCGTATGACTATTATATCAACGAACGTAAAAAAGACAATGATCCAAAAGCAACCGGTCCATTTATTTTAGCTGCTTTAGAATTAAATAGATAA